A stretch of the Capsicum annuum cultivar UCD-10X-F1 chromosome 10, UCD10Xv1.1, whole genome shotgun sequence genome encodes the following:
- the LOC107844089 gene encoding indole-3-acetic acid-amido synthetase GH3.6-like, producing MNFMFIKSETKTPGGLLARPVFSSIYKSRQFRSNSPYANYTSPIEAILCLDSYQIMFSQILCGLCQNREVVRVGSAFASGFIRAMRFLEDHWSLLCNDIRTGTINDKVTDPSVREAVMKILKPDSELADFIEAVCSKDSWKGIITRLWPNTKYVNGIMTGSMSQYIPTLDYYSNSLPIVSAMYASSECFFGLYRYRVGDVLRVAGYKNNALQFNFICRENVILSIDSDKTNKIELQNAVKNGENNLMPFNARVTEYMSYADTATIPGHYVLFWELSVNTSAPVPPSVFEDCCLTIEESLNSVYRLGRASNKFIGPLKIRIVKTVKLMHYNAHTHTRKSLKQRREEGKS from the exons ATGAATTTCATGTTCATTAAGTCTGAAACCAAGACCCCAGGGGGATTATTAGCTCGTCCCGTTTTCTCTAGCATTTACAAGAGTCGTCAGTTCAGAAGCAATAGTCCCTATGCAAACTACACGAGTCCGATTGAAGCCATTCTCTGCCTAGACTCTTACCAAATCATGTTCTCCCAAATACTTTGTGGCCTCTGCCAAAATAGAGAAGTCGTTCGTGTTGGTTCTGCATTTGCATCTGGCTTCATCCGTGCTATGCGGTTCCTGGAGGATCACTGGTCTCTACTATGTAACGATATCCGAACAGGAACTATTAACGACAAAGTTACTGATCCTTCAGTGAGAGAGGCTGTGATGAAAATCCTCAAACCAGACTCGGAGTTGGCTGATTTCATCGAGGCTGTTTGCAGCAAGGATTCATGGAAAGGGATAATCACTAGGCTGTGGCCTAATACCAAGTACGTGAACGGAATCATGACTGGAAGCATGTCTCAATATATACCAACACTCGATTATTACAGCAATAGCCTCCCTATCGTCAGTGCTATGTATGCTTCCTCGGAGTGTTTCTTTG GACTCTATCGATACAGGGTTGGTGATGTGCTTCGGGTTGCTGGATACAAGAACAATGCGCTTCAATTCAACTTTATATGCCGGGAAAATGTAATATTGAGCATTGATTCTGATAAGACTAATAAAATTGAGCTACAAAATGCAGTTAAAAATGGAGAAAACAATCTGATGCCATTCAATGCTCGTGTAACCGAGTACATGAGCTATGCTGATACTGCCACCATTCCTGGCCACTACGTCTTGTTTTGGGAGCTGAGCGTCAACACCTCTGCCCCAGTTCCTCCGTCAGTCTTTGAAGACTGTTGCCTTACCATTGAAGAATCTCTCAACAGCGTGTACCGCCTGGGTCGTGCGTCTAACAAATTCATCGGTCCTCTCAAAATCAGGATAGTGAAAACTGTTAAACTGATGCATTATAATGCTCACACACACACACGAAAGTCATTGAAGCAgagaagagaagaaggaaagagcTAA